GTGACGAAAGTTTTCCTCCAAAACAATGGGCATGCATTTTAGTGGTTTACTACTTCAGCTTCGATGGCTACAGTTCTAAGGCTTTTCAACCACTGCATTAATATCGTCAATGGCTTCATAGCAGGCCCCTCATAATCAGTGTTTTGTTCCTATATTTCATTATAAAGTTTTGTTACCTAAatattcattaatattattaacgGCACCAAAGTCTACGCCTTCATATACAGTTACACACTCTACACATCCTTCACATTCACATGCCATGACTACATTtctttttatcttattattatataaCTGTGTTACATCCAAAATTATATGCTACTTTACTATTTTTTCCAAGGGTCATGGTAGCCTAGTATTAATTTGTAGGGAAAAATTATGTGCATGAATTTTTTGTAGCAAGCAATGTGATTGGCACTATGGTTAGGTCagaaaaatgaataaagataATAATTGTGAATGACTGTTTCAATTTAACCACTATAGCTGTTATCGTCGAGTCATTCTGATATAGACGGGCcagaatttatatttaaatttaaatttaataatataaatatgaattttaatattgaaaaaaaaatggagccATTGGTTGTGTTAGGCTTGATCTGAGTCtagaaataaatttctttttttttcccctgGTAATTTAATTGCACCGaaaaaatcaactaaaatataaaaatacgagGTTTATTAGAAAATTACGTAGAACCAACATTTATAGCTGATGGACCTCACATGATTTGTAAATTATTATGATTAGAAAACTAATTATGGTCTGGTTCGTAGGGATAAATTATGCTACCTACTGCCTCACTTATGGAAAGCTTGATTTGGAATTTGTCGTTGCCTTTCACcatgaatttgttttaaaaaaatattttaattatcgaATAAGTCATTCAAGTAACTTGAAAAAGTTAAGATGGAATCTAGAATGGAACTCAAATTTTGTACTTTAAAAATGGACGACAACTATGCTACCTTTAATGTctaagggaaaaataaaaataaaaagaagacgAGATGGTTTTAACCTTCCCACACAACTTGATCTTTCCCCTACTATCAATTAACAGCTGTAACCACTATAAAGGAGTTGTTGAGAAATTTATTGCATTAAAGCATTCAAATAATccccttttttaattttaaaaaaatccaagaactataataattatttttttttgagaaaaacagAGAAATATTAAGTTTAATGGTGTAAAAAGtccttaaacttttttaaaaatagcaattaagcccctgtttttttcactcaattgcaTACTTAAACtgtcaaaatgcatcaaaaaaccctcaaacttttaaaagaaaaacaattaagcccttgcttttttttttgcactcaattgggtactttaCGATTGACAGTTAAAATAAttgcccctaattttttttagttaaagtcATCCCGTGTCACAACCACAGCGTGACATgcggtaaaaaaaattataaaaaataaaaatcagtaaaagttaaaaaaaatcataaaaattattacattttaataaaatatatatgtaatattaaaatttaaaaatcataaaatataaaaattttaaaattttataaaaattgaaaaattactaaaatatatagtaatatagaaatttttttataaaatcgtaagaaaattataaaaagtaaagaattataaagttgtaaaagttataaaattatcataccTAAAaagcattttatatttttctataacttttattgatttataatttttatcatttttcagcCCATGTTACTAATCGTGTTACGACACATGATGGTTTTAACTAGAAAAAAAACCTGGGGTTGTTAACTTTAATAATCAAcggttaaaattaattgttaaatggcctttttatgatttttttataaactttttacaattttttataattttttacgatttttatatatttttttaagttttaatatttttatatttttattaaaatttaataactttataacttttattggtctttatttttataatttttttgccacatgtcacgCCGTGGTTGTGATACCAAGTgactttaacttaaaaaaattagcggtagttaactttaacggtcaactgttaaagtattcaattgagtgcaaaaataTAGggagttaattattttttaaaaaaatatttgaggatatttttatttattttgatagttaaatattcaAGCCAACTTGGGCAGAATAGCAGAGCAAGTACAAGTATTAGTAGCATAGAAAAAATGCACTCCTCGTCATTAAATTAATGTGTTTGCTTGCGGTAATTGTGGCCTCTCGGGAGAATCGATGACTGCATCTTTGAGGCATTTGCTAGTACTAGTCCATCTGAGAATTCTTAATTGGCTGGTTGTAAATAGTCGCGGGACTATGGAACAAAGGATTATCCCAGGCACCTACACCGAGGTATTGACGGTGATTCTCAAATATCACAGAACAGAATGTGATACGATGAGATAGAATGCAATAGAAACAAAGACACATATATAACTATCTAATTTAGTTTATCAACTCAACTTATTTTCTAGAACGAAAGGAATAGGTAAAATGAAAGTTTCTATTTCAACGAATCGCACGTAGAGATATTGATAAAACACATAGAATTAATGGTATTTCATAACTAATCGATTGAGCAGCAACTCGCAGACCAcctaaaaaggaatatttattatttgatccaTATCCTGACATAAAAAGTCGAACGGGAACAATACTTGAAATGGCaatccataaaaaaatatcGATATTGAAATCCGCCAGTGGAAAAATGGGTGTTTTTTTTAAGCTTTAGCTTTACACCCcgaaatattaatataaatatcaatgcATGACTGATTTACACAGACAAAGGTCTCTTTTCCTCAACCAATGGAGTTGTTGATAACAGTATgttttttagttcttttctgCACTATTTCCTATTTTTACAAAAGGTTTTCCCAGATGAGAAGTCATAGCTGTTACATGTTAGCTTATGAGTGTTTCAAAGCAACCGACGACAGGAAACTCGACACTGAATCCTGTGTAAAAATTGTTTTGAGGAACAAGAATCTTGGTCTGGACCAATACAGGTTTCTGTTACAAACAATGGTGAACTCTGGTCTTGGAGAAGAAACTTATGGCCCAAGAAATGTGCTTGCAGGTCGAGAGGAAACTCCAACCCTAATGGAAGGTCATGAAGAAATGGATGAAATCATGTTTGGGACACTCGACAACCTGTTTTCCAAGACAGGTGTTTCACCTCCCGACATCGATATACTTGTTGTTGATGTGTCACTGTTCTCCCCGTCCCCGTCGTTGACTGCTCGAATAGTGAACCGATACAAGATGAGGGACAACATTAAATCTTTCAGCTTGTCGGGTATGGGGTGCAGTGCAAGCATGGTGGCTATTGACCTCGTCCAAAACTTGTTCAAGAGTTACAAGAACGCATTCGCGGTGGTTGTGAGCTCCGAAACGATCGGTCCCCATTGGTATTGCGGCAAGGAGAATTCGATGATGTTGTCGAATTGCCTGTTCCGATCAGGCGGATGTTCGGTTCTTTTAACAAACAAACCGTGTTTGAAACATAAAGCATTGATGAAATTAAAGCATTCTGTCCGAACCAACATCGGATCGAACGACGAAGCGTACGGATGTTGCATCCAAATCGAAGACCAACAAGGTTACAACGGTTTTCTCCTTACAAGGAACCTAACAAAAGCTGCAGCCAAAGCTTTTACCATGAATCTCAAAGTGTTAGTCCCCAAAATCTTACCAATTCGAGAACTAATCCGATTCACCGTCATTTCCATCTGTAAAACCAACAATAAAACCGCAAAACCAAGCTTGAATTTGAAAACCGGGATTCAACATTTCTGCATTCACCCAGGAGGAAGAGCGGTGATCGATGGGCTGGGAAAGAGCTTAGGGCTGAACGAATACGACATGGAACCGGCTCGAATGGCGCTCCATCGGTTCGGGAACACATCGGCTGGGGGACTGTGGTATGTGCTAGGGTACATGGAAGCGAAAAAGAGGCTTAAGAAAGGCAACAAAATCCTAATGATAAGCCTGGGAGCTGGGTTTATGTGCAATAACTGTGTTTGGGAGGTgatgaaagatcttggaaaTGGGAATGTGTGGGAGCATTGCATGGATCGTTATCCAATACCAAGAAAGAACATGATAAACCCTTTCGCAGACAAGTATAGTTGGATCAATGACGAGCGTCTCAACTTTGTTAGGATGGATTTATCAAATATCATTCTTTCCTGATtcaatattttcttaccattattattatgattaggGTTTTATTCTTCAGCCATTGTTTCTTGCTGTTTACTGCAAATCCGTaatgtttttgttgtttcttggaattaAGAGTTCAGACCATTGTTTTCCTTTTAtagtaattataatatattattgggttgggttataCTTAaacattgtttttcttttcttttcttttcaatttatgtttttctttcgTATTTCAATTCATTTCCCAAAGTCATTAATGCAATCTGATGCAGGATGACTAAGAGCATGCTCCAACTTATATATAGTTCCACATtttattttggcaaaattaatgcagtttttaaaatataacaaaatttaaagaaataggATGATTTTGGGTATGGTTGGTAAAAAAGTTTTTAGTAGGAAGTatttttgttgatgtggcaaGGAGAGAGGGAAAATGCTACTAGATATGTTTTcgttatttcaaaataaaagagtcGTCCAATTAAAACTTGGAAAAAGAATAGTCGTTGGattcgaatttgaaaatatcgagaaaagtttaataattttttaaaaattcaaaaatctcgAGATAAAATTTACAGTTTGTCCTGTCTTTTCCGTGGCAAAATTTTAGTTacaataatacaaatattaggaaagaatttttttgtatattcgtttgcttcttgttccaacattttaaaaaatgtttcgCATTCGGTGGTAGAGTTTCCTATAAAATGAAGATTGATATGGAGATGTTttcatagttaaatttcaagCAAAAGATTTGCATGTTGAGGAAaagattttttatgttaaaaatttgaagctaAAAATAGATTCAACAAAGTAAGTAAATTTGGTGTCGTCGTTTGAATTTGGTTaatgagtatttattttatttttctgtacaatgttttcgttttaattttatattaaacatgTGAAATAGGTATATTTAGCAAAGATGAGTAGACGAATTAGAGTCGTTATTTATTACGATGATCAAATTTGTGACACCGAGATTGAGGTTGTTATTGTATCAGCCCAATCTACAGAATTAGCTTTCAATTGGAGCATTAATTGAACGAGCTTCTATCAAGAATTAGAAGAAAAGTCTTGACTTCAAGCCGAATGAGAATTTTGAGCTTGAAATATAGATATTTAATGTTAATGAACCTTGTTAgatatgataaatttgagttCAAAGGCGACATGAATGTCTAGTTAATGCTTGATATGCATTGCTCAACTAGAAATACTATACTAGAGTTATATGTCCAATTTGTTGATGTAGAGAAAGGTGGTTTGAGTTTGAAAACAGTTCTAGTTAATTTGTTTCAAGAACAAGAAGCAGAAAGTCCaaccacacggttgtgtggtgATTTCACAACGTTGTTGCAAAGCTCGTATCAAGGAAT
The sequence above is a segment of the Gossypium raimondii isolate GPD5lz chromosome 4, ASM2569854v1, whole genome shotgun sequence genome. Coding sequences within it:
- the LOC105780861 gene encoding 3-ketoacyl-CoA synthase 19, translating into MELLITVCFLVLFCTISYFYKRFSQMRSHSCYMLAYECFKATDDRKLDTESCVKIVLRNKNLGLDQYRFLLQTMVNSGLGEETYGPRNVLAGREETPTLMEGHEEMDEIMFGTLDNLFSKTGVSPPDIDILVVDVSLFSPSPSLTARIVNRYKMRDNIKSFSLSGMGCSASMVAIDLVQNLFKSYKNAFAVVVSSETIGPHWYCGKENSMMLSNCLFRSGGCSVLLTNKPCLKHKALMKLKHSVRTNIGSNDEAYGCCIQIEDQQGYNGFLLTRNLTKAAAKAFTMNLKVLVPKILPIRELIRFTVISICKTNNKTAKPSLNLKTGIQHFCIHPGGRAVIDGLGKSLGLNEYDMEPARMALHRFGNTSAGGLWYVLGYMEAKKRLKKGNKILMISLGAGFMCNNCVWEVMKDLGNGNVWEHCMDRYPIPRKNMINPFADKYSWINDERLNFVRMDLSNIILS